Proteins encoded together in one Triticum dicoccoides isolate Atlit2015 ecotype Zavitan chromosome 7B, WEW_v2.0, whole genome shotgun sequence window:
- the LOC119335792 gene encoding pentatricopeptide repeat-containing protein At1g31430-like, with protein MATARHRGMPLRECNLLIRTLARRSSYADVMAVYYDLRGRGLVADSFTYPFVLRAIGALKLPVEGRKAHAAALKTGFRWDAYTASSLMDMYTMVDRPEVARKVFDEMPQRALVVWNMMIRCYVRRGRNREAVALAEEMEKGGLTPDRVTLLTALTACSRAGDLSLGRRIHAYMDGVTGFSLPVANALLDMYMKNGCLEEAVKLFEKMPSRNIISWTILVSGYAFAGQVEKARVLFHQCTEKDLIMWTSMINAYAQHGCFVEALSLFRDMQMHQVVPDRFTVVTLLTCCANLGALDQGEWIHQFAQGKKMKLDAVLGTALIDMYAKCGHVEKAVEVFERMEGRDTTAWTAIICGLATNGQAGRALELFEDMERSNAKPDSVTFIGMLSACCHGGLVDEGRKQFRAMKEVYQIRPRVEHYSCLVNLLGRAGQLDEAEKLINNIPINKDAMPLFGALLTACKVQGNVEMSERLTKRIGKQGYQIPDVDLLMSNVYATASRWEDAVRVRSKMAHPSVKKNAGCSLIEVKGF; from the coding sequence ATGGCGACGGCGCGCCACCGCGGCATGCCGCTGCGCGAATGCAACCTGCTCATCAGGACCCTCGCGAGGCGCAGCAGCTACGCCGATGTCATGGCGGTCTACTACGACCTCCGCGGGCGCGGCCTCGTGGCCGACAGCTTCACCTACCCGTTCGTGCTCAGGGCCATCGGTGCCCTCAAGCTACCGGTCGAGGGGCGCAAGGCGCACGCTGCGGCCCTGAAGACCGGTTTCCGGTGGGATGCCTACACCGCGAGCTCGCTCATGGACATGTACACGATGGTGGACCGCCCTGAAGTCGCGCggaaggtgttcgatgaaatgccgcaGAGGGCGCTGGTCGTGTGGAATATGATGATCAGGTGCTATGTCAGACGTGGCCGAAACAGAGAAGCGGTTGCTTTGGCTGAGGAGATGGAGAAGGGCGGTCTCACACCCGATAGGGTGACGTTGCTGACCGCACTCACCGCGTGCTCCAGAGCCGGTGATCTGAGCTTAGGAAGGAGAATTCATGCCTACATGGATGGAGTCACTGGGTTCAGCCTCCCAGTTGCGAATGCACTGCTGGACATGTACATGAAGAATGGCTGCTTGGAAGAGGCGGTGAAGCTGTTTGAAAAAATGCCGTCGAGGAACATCATTTCGTGGACTATACTTGTGTCGGGATATGCCTTTGCCGGACAAGTGGAGAAGGCGAGAGTACTCTTCCACCAGTGCACAGAGAAGGATCTAATTATGTGGACTTCTATGATCAACGCGTATGCACAACATGGATGCTTCGTGGAGGCATTGTCGTTGTTTCGAGACATGCAGATGCATCAAGTTGTGCCAGACAGGTTCACTGTTGTCACTCTCCTGACATGCTGTGCCAATCTTGGCGCGCTTGATCAAGGTGAATGGATCCACCAGTTTGCTCAAGGTAAGAAGATGAAGCTTGATGCAGTTCTTGGCACTGCGTTGATTGACATGTATGCCAAGTGTGGGCATGTAGAGAAGGCAGTGGAGGTCTTTGAACGAATGGAAGGCAGAGACACTACGGCCTGGACTGCCATTATCTGCGGCCTGGCCACAAATGGTCAGGCAGGTAGAGCCCTCGAATTGTTTGAGGATATGGAGAGAAGCAATGCTAAGCCTGACAGCGTTACCTTCATTGGGATGCTGAGTGCATGTTGCCAtggtggcttggttgatgaagggcgGAAACAGTTTCGTGCCATGAAGGAGGTTTATCAGATACGACCAAGAGTTGAACATTATAGTTGCCTTGTCAATCTTTTAGGTCGTGCTGGTCAACTTGATGAAGCTGAGAAGTTGATTAACAATATACCAATTAACAAGGACGCTATGCCACTGTTTGGTGCACTCCTCACTGCTTGCAAGGTTCAAGGCAATGTCGAGATGAGTGAAAGGCTGACCAAACGAATAGGCAAGCAAGGCTACCAAATTCCTGATGTGGATTTGCTCATGTCTAATGTGTATGCAACTGCAAGTCGATGGGAGGATGCAGTAAGAGTAAGGAGCAAGATGGCACACCCCAGTGTCAAGAAAAATGCAGGGTGCAGCTTGATCGAGGTGAAGGGATTCTGA
- the LOC119335793 gene encoding aurachin C monooxygenase/isomerase-like isoform X1, producing the protein MAPEMGERVAVVVGGSVAGLACAHAAAGAGWKAVVLEKAAGPAAGGGTGAGLGLDAQSMETLARWIPGWGLDAATLPLAVDLNMATDSETKAARTLTRDEGFNFRAAHWGELHRRLHEAPPAAVTVHWGHQFLSFEVSDTDGDGGKRGGVVATARVLRTGETVEVAGDLLVAADGCTSSIRRRFLPALKLRYSGYCAWRGVFDFTGKESSDIITGIRRAYPELGSCLYFDLAEKTHAVLYELPGNRLNWLWYINGPEPELTGSSVTMKVSDATLAGMQEDAERVWSPELARLIRETAEPFVNVIYDADPLPRLSWAGGSVALVGDAAHPTTPHGLRSTNMSVHDARVLGECLGRWGETPPPRALDEYEAARLPVVAAQVLHARRLGRLKQGLPVEDGDTGAFDARAATVEEALQLRQRGMPYFGGAPTVDGGSL; encoded by the exons ATGGCTCCTGAGATGGGTGAGCGGGTGGCCGTCGTGGTGGGAGGGAGCGTAGCGGGCTTGGCCTGCGCGcacgcggcggcgggggcggggtgGAAGGCGGTGGTGTTGGAGAAGGCGGCGGGCCCGGCGGCCGGAGGCGGCACGGGCGCCGGGCTGGGCCTGGATGCGCAGTCTATGGAGACCCTCGCCCGCTGGATCCCCGGGTGGGGTCTCGACGCGGCCACGCTGCCGCTCGCCGTCGACCTG AACATGGCAACGGACAGCGAGACGAAGGCGGCGCGGACGCTGACGAGGGACGAGGGGTTCAACTTCCGCGCGGCGCACTGGGGCGAGCTGCACCGGCGGCTTCACGAGGCTCCGCCGGCCGCGGTGACCGTGCACTGGGGCCACCAGTTCCTTTCGTTCGAGGTTTCGGACACGGACGGCGATGGTGGCAAACGCGGCGGGGTAGTCGCGACGGCTCGCGTGCTCAGAACCGGTGAAACGGTGGAGGTCGCTGGGGATTTGCTGGTCGCAGCGGATGGCTGCACTTCGTCGATCCGCCGGCGCTTCCTCCCTGCCCTCAAGCTCAG GTACTCCGGGTACTGCGCATGGCGTGGCGTGTTCGATTTCACCGGGAAGGAAAGCTCCGACATCATCACCGGCATCCGAAGAGCGTACCCAGAGCTCGGCAGCTGCCTGTACTTCGATCTGGCCGAAAAGACTCACGCCGTGCTCTACGAGTTGCCCGGGAACAGACTGAACTGGCTCTGGTACATCAACGGCCCAGAGCCAGAGCTCACG GGGAGCTCGGTGACGATGAAGGTGAGCGACGCCACGCTGGCAGGGATGcaggaggacgccgagcgcgtCTGGTCGCCGGAGCTGGCGCGGCTGATCAGGGAAACGGCAGAACCGTTCGTGAACGTGATCTACGACGCGGACCCGCTGCCGCGGCTGTCGTGGGCGGGCGGCAGCGTGGCACTGGTCGGCGACGCGGCGCACCCGACCACGCCGCACGGGCTGCGGAGCACCAACATGTCCGTCCATGACGCCCGCGTGCTCGGGGAGTGCCTCGGGAGGTGGGGGGAGACGCCGCCGCCACGCGCTCTGGACGAGTACGAGGCCGCGCGGCTGCCGGTCGTGGCGGCGCAGGTGCTGCACGCCCGCAGGCTCGGGCGGCTCAAACAGGGCCTGCCGGTGGAGGACGGTGACACGGGGGCGTTCGACGCGAGGGCGGCGACGGTGGAGGAGGCTTTGCAGCTGCGGCAGAGGGGCATGCCGTATTTTGGCGGCGCGCCAACTGTAGATGGCGGTAGTTTGTGA
- the LOC119335793 gene encoding aurachin C monooxygenase/isomerase-like isoform X2, with product MATDSETKAARTLTRDEGFNFRAAHWGELHRRLHEAPPAAVTVHWGHQFLSFEVSDTDGDGGKRGGVVATARVLRTGETVEVAGDLLVAADGCTSSIRRRFLPALKLRYSGYCAWRGVFDFTGKESSDIITGIRRAYPELGSCLYFDLAEKTHAVLYELPGNRLNWLWYINGPEPELTGSSVTMKVSDATLAGMQEDAERVWSPELARLIRETAEPFVNVIYDADPLPRLSWAGGSVALVGDAAHPTTPHGLRSTNMSVHDARVLGECLGRWGETPPPRALDEYEAARLPVVAAQVLHARRLGRLKQGLPVEDGDTGAFDARAATVEEALQLRQRGMPYFGGAPTVDGGSL from the exons ATGGCAACGGACAGCGAGACGAAGGCGGCGCGGACGCTGACGAGGGACGAGGGGTTCAACTTCCGCGCGGCGCACTGGGGCGAGCTGCACCGGCGGCTTCACGAGGCTCCGCCGGCCGCGGTGACCGTGCACTGGGGCCACCAGTTCCTTTCGTTCGAGGTTTCGGACACGGACGGCGATGGTGGCAAACGCGGCGGGGTAGTCGCGACGGCTCGCGTGCTCAGAACCGGTGAAACGGTGGAGGTCGCTGGGGATTTGCTGGTCGCAGCGGATGGCTGCACTTCGTCGATCCGCCGGCGCTTCCTCCCTGCCCTCAAGCTCAG GTACTCCGGGTACTGCGCATGGCGTGGCGTGTTCGATTTCACCGGGAAGGAAAGCTCCGACATCATCACCGGCATCCGAAGAGCGTACCCAGAGCTCGGCAGCTGCCTGTACTTCGATCTGGCCGAAAAGACTCACGCCGTGCTCTACGAGTTGCCCGGGAACAGACTGAACTGGCTCTGGTACATCAACGGCCCAGAGCCAGAGCTCACG GGGAGCTCGGTGACGATGAAGGTGAGCGACGCCACGCTGGCAGGGATGcaggaggacgccgagcgcgtCTGGTCGCCGGAGCTGGCGCGGCTGATCAGGGAAACGGCAGAACCGTTCGTGAACGTGATCTACGACGCGGACCCGCTGCCGCGGCTGTCGTGGGCGGGCGGCAGCGTGGCACTGGTCGGCGACGCGGCGCACCCGACCACGCCGCACGGGCTGCGGAGCACCAACATGTCCGTCCATGACGCCCGCGTGCTCGGGGAGTGCCTCGGGAGGTGGGGGGAGACGCCGCCGCCACGCGCTCTGGACGAGTACGAGGCCGCGCGGCTGCCGGTCGTGGCGGCGCAGGTGCTGCACGCCCGCAGGCTCGGGCGGCTCAAACAGGGCCTGCCGGTGGAGGACGGTGACACGGGGGCGTTCGACGCGAGGGCGGCGACGGTGGAGGAGGCTTTGCAGCTGCGGCAGAGGGGCATGCCGTATTTTGGCGGCGCGCCAACTGTAGATGGCGGTAGTTTGTGA